The nucleotide sequence CTACCAGAACAGGCCGGCCCGTATCCAGCATTACACCGATGGTCCGCAGATCAGGATCCACCAGTTCATCATTATACGTAAAGCTGATCATGCTGCCATCCCCGCTCCAGCAATGGGAATGTGTTCCGCCTCTTAAAGCGCCCGGTGTATAGGGTGCCGTAATATCGCGGGCGTCCATGAACAATGGCAGCAAAGGGCGCTCCAGATCGATAGCCACACCGGTTCTCCGGGAAGGATTGTAGGGTTTTTCCTTATCCGCGTCTGCAAGACCATGGATAAACACTACCCGGTCCGTTACCGGGCTGAAGGAAGCGGCTCCGACACCGGGCCCGTACGGAGTAGGATGCGCCGTCTGATAGATTATTTTTTCTTCACCGGTATACAGGTTTACAATCCCGATAACGGAGGTTTCCCCGATCCTGGTATCATCATTCCTCCCGTCGAAAACGACCCACTGTCCGTCCTTTGAAAATACGCCGTTGTGATGCAGGGTATGGCCCTGTTTGCTATGGGTCAGTTGCACGGGTGTTTCACCGGAATATTGCGGGGTGCCACAACGGGTCAGGTTCATAAACAAAAAAATGTTGAAGAAGATCAAAAATAATAAACGGCAGCACATCTATGATCATTTCAGTTTCCGGAATCCGGAGATCCGGTGGAAGGTAAGAAAATTGGCATCGTGGTTATTGTGGGCATCTGCCGTTCCGTCAAAATAAGCGGTTCTTGAGAGCAGCAGGATATCGTTGCCTTCCACCCGCCAGTCTACATACTGAAACCCATGTTTGAGTACATCATCGTGCTCCAGTATCACTTTTACATCTTTCCAGTGCACCAGGTCCTCCGACCGGCGAAGCATCAGCACATTCCTGAAAGAGGCCGGGTTTCTGTCGGGATAAGCCGCCCGGTATTTCTCCGGGATCGAATTGGAGAACGTCCAGTAAGCGCGGGAAACGCTGTCGTAACGGATCACAAACTTTTTACTTCCCCCGTCAAAGGGAATAAATCCTTCTGCCGGATCAAAGCTGAGTGTTTTGCCATCCGGCGCTATTGCCACCATCGCGGCTTTTTCATCAAAGCTTTTCTTATTATCCACCCGGAGCATATCCCACATCCGGTGCTGCTTATCCACTACAAAGTTCCCTTCCAGCCACCCGCCGAAATTCCCGCCCAGGTAGGTACTGTCGTAATACATTACAGAGGAAGCCTGCCAGGATGTTGCTTTCAGCAGGTCCGCATCCACCGGTGCCGACAGCACCATTGCGCCATAACGCTTTCCCCACTGCAGCACCGGGCCATGTGCGGTTTCCATCGGGCGCCACAGCCGGCCATTGTATTCCACAACCGGCATTGGTGCGCAATGGAACATCCCCTGCAACAACAGCCCGTTCCCTGCTCCGGTAGGTTGGGTCCACGTGCTGCCTCCGTCTTCCGAGCGGCGTATCAATACCGTGCCGTGGTGCCGGTCCGGCCCCAATAAATAAAGCGCCCCCCTGTGCACAAACAGGCTCGACCAGAAAGCACCGGTCACTTCGCTGACCTGCTTCCAGGTGCGTCCTTTATCGGATGAACGGAAGATCCGGGTAACGGCCTGCACAAACTCCGAACTATTCGGACCAAACAGATCATGCGAAGCTATATAGTCCCCGTTGGGAAGTACAGCCAGACTTGGCGATCCGATATATTGTCCGCCTGAAGCCGGAAGATGCGCCACAACAGTGCCGGGAACGTTTTTAAACGCCTGGGCCCGGGCACCGGCTGCTATCAGCAAATTCAGAAAAAGTATCCCTGCAAATAATCTCATATAATATCTTTTAGTATTCATATCCTGTCCTTCTAACCAATGCCGTTTTAGTATCCTTCATTCTGGATCAGCAACGGATCCGAATCCATCACCACCTGGGGGATCGGAAAATAAACATGAAACGGCTGGGCATTTGTTTTTCCGCGCTGCCGTGCACCGGATATAAATTTGTCCATCCGTATCAGGTCCATTCTTCGCTGTCCTTCTGAAAAGAATTCCCATCCCCTTTCAGCCAGTATATGATCCCGAAGGCTTTCTTTAGTGGGATAGTCCGTCAGCAGAAGGTTCTTCAAACCCGCCCTTGTGCGCACCTGGTTAATCAGGCCCAATGCCGCCTGGGCAGGACCGTTTAATTCATTGAGTGCTTCCGCCCTTGCCAGGAGGATATCCGCATAACGGATCTCCGGGATATCATTCCCATGAGAAGCCCCCATGGCATTGGGATCCGGAAGGTATTTAAAAGACCGGATATTATCGCTGCCAAGCAATGATATTGTCTGTCCTGATGTATTGATATAGTATGTAACCAGCAGGCTCCGCCGTTTATCCCCCGGCTCAAAGGAATTATAAAAAGCATCATAAATCCTGAACTCATTGGGCCAGTTCACATAGGTGGAAAGGAATTTGACCCCAAGGGACGGCGCTTCTGAAAAATTATCCGGGAATGCTGTGTTCATCCAGCTGTTGGCAGTAGCACGGTCGCTGCTGGCCAGGGCCGGCCGTACCCAGATATATTCTTTGTTGCGTTCATTGGCCACACTGAACAGCTGCTGATAATCGTTGAAAAGTGCATAATCAAACCCGCTTATGATCTGGTCCGCTATATCCGCGCATTTCTGCCATTGTTTTGTATTCAGGTAGAATTTGCAAAGGAAGCCCAGCGCAGCGGCCCTGTGTGCCCGCCCGTAAGCCAGCTTCCCACCCGGGTCCGGCAGCGCAGCCGCTACAGCCGAAAGTTCCGATTCGATAAATGCTTTCATCTCATCGTCCGTGGCCCTTTTTAACTGCAGTTCTTTGGTGGTTTCTGTCCGCAGCGGTACAGGGCCAAAGAAAAAATAGAGCTTGTAATAACTGATTGCCCGGAGAAAACGGAATTCCGCCGTATAGGAGGCTTTTGCCGGGTCTGAAATGGGAACCGTCCCGATATTATTCAATAACAGATTGGCATCACGGATGGCCTGGTAAGGCGCATCCCAGTTGTTACCGATAAAATCGATCGTGGGATCCCAGCTGAAATTGATAAAGTTCCGGGCGTCGCGTTCCACATTATCTCCCGACTGGTACAGGATATCCGTGGTCCATTCCTGAGGAGCTATTACATAAATAGAATTATTGGTATTCATATTGGCCGCACGGGCGTAGGCATCGTTCAGCAATGCTTTTATCCCGTCTTCCGTATTCAGGAAATTATCGGGGGCCAGCTGTGAATAGATTTTCTCTTCCAGGAATTTTTTACAGGAAGAAAAAGACAACAGTGCAAAACCTAATACCGCAATATAAATTCGTCTTTTCTGTATCATAACTTTAGGTTTTTAAATTTTAAAGATCGATGGTTACTCCGGCCAGGAAGGTCTTGGATGAAGGATAGGCATTCCAGTCGATCCGGAAATTGGCGCCCCCGTACGGGTTCAGCGCCGGGTCGTATCCCGTGTAGTCGGTAAGCGTCCAGATGTTCTGGGCAGAGAGGTAAACCGTTGCACCCTTTATCACACCTTTCTTCAGCGGTACAGCATAACTCAGCCGGATCGTATTCAGCCGCAGGTAGGAAGCATCTTCCACCGTATAGGAGTTAACGGTCTTTTGTCCCTGCGCATTGGGCGTCACAAAAGACGGGTATACGTTGGAAGGATTGGATTCCGTCCATCTGTTCAACAGGGGCTCCGCCAGCCGGTTCCGTTTCAGGTTCGCCGGGAAATAGGTATCCACCATATTATTGTTCAGCATGGACACTCCTTTTACCCCTTCGAGAAAAACATAGAGCTGGAAATTCTTGTAGCCGAAATTACTGGTAAACGAGCCCATCAGATCCGGGAAGGATTTCCCGATGATCACCCGGTCATCCGCATTTACTACCTGGTCTCCGTTGATATCGCGGAACCGGAGATCCCCGGGTTTTACGTTGTCTTTCGTCTTTGAAAAATCATCGTTCTGCTGCCAGACCCCGTCGATGATATACCCATAGAATGCGTTCACCGGCTGGCCTACCTCGGTTATGGCGATCTGGGAAGTAGAGCCCGCACTACCCGAAATGATATTGGAAATACCGGCCAGATCCAACACCCGGTTCTTTAGTGTATTAAAGGAGGCATTGGCGTTCCAGGTAAAGGGGCCGGTAAGAATATCTCCTGACAGCATGATCTCAACCCCGGTATTGCGCATACTCCCTGCATTACTCAGCATCGTCGCAAAACCCGTTGAACGCGGAACGGGCAGGCTCAGCAACATATCCCTCGTGGTTTTTGAATACCATTCCAGGCTTCCCGACAGGCGGTTCCCGAACAATCCGAAATCAACGCCAATATTCAGCTGCTCCGCGGTTTCCCATTTCAGATCCGGGTTGGCGATCCTTGAAGGCGTAAGCGATGTTACCTGCACGCCATCAAATACCGTTTTCAGACCGGTACCAAATGTAGACATCGACTGGTAGTTCCCGATCTCCTGGTTGCCGGTACGCCCCCAGCTGGCCCTTAGCTTCAGGTTCGTTATTTCAGATACATCGCTCAAAAAGGATTCTTCATTTATTTTCCATCCCAGCGCTACCGAAGGAAAATACCCGAACTTATTGTTCGCTCCGAATCTTGAAGAGCCATCGATCCGCATCGTTCCCGTTAAGAGGTATTTATTATGCAGCACATAATTAACACGTCCCAGGTAGGAAAGCAGGCTGTTCTCGCTTTTGCTGCTGGAATTCACGGCAGCTGCCGGGTTGCCCAGCCCCAGGTTATCGGTGCCGACGGCATCTGAAGGAAACCCTCTGCCTTCAGCGGTTGATGCATTCTCTACAAACCGCTGCCCCGTCATACCCACTACTGCATTGATGGAACTGTTCTTCAGATCTTTTTTATAATTCAGGGTCCCTTCCACCAGGTAGTTGCTGTTCTTACCGTTTAAGATGCTGGCGATACCACCTGCTGCGGCACCGTCGATCGTTAAGCGCCCGACGTAGGTATCCCGGCGCTGGTTCACTACATCTCCTCCGATATTCAGTCTGGCAGACAGGCCTTTCAGTATAGTGTATTCACCATACATAGTACCAAAGGTCCGGTACAGATCAGAGACCGCCGTTTTCCCGTTTGCAATAGCAAGCGGGTTATCGATATTCATGTCTTTTGACAACGTATACTTTCCCTGTTCATCATAGATGGACAAGGTCGGATCATAATTCATAGCGGCATAGATGATCCCTGCACGCTCATTCAGATCCATACCATTTGGCACATACCGGTCCTTTACATAGCCGGTGCTTACATTGATGCCCATTTTAAATTTCTCCGATGCCCGGTGCTCCAGGTTCACGCGGGCCGTGTAGCGTTTGTTATTCGAACGGATCAGTATTCCGTCCTGGTCATAATAATTCAGCGAGGCCATAAAGGAGGTCTTTTCATTACCGCCCGAAAGCGAAAGATTATGATTCTGGATACCCGCATTACGGTGATACGCCTGTTCCAGCCAGTCGGTGCCGTTCCCGGCGATCTCCTGCACTTTCTGGGAGCTGCTTCCGCCCCCTTCATCGATGATCGCGTTGATGACGTCTTTGTATTGCACCGGATTGAGCAGCTCAATCTTATGCGCCACGTTCTGAATGCCTGCATAAACATCATAGGTTACTTTTAAAGCACCCGATTTACCGCTTTTTGTCGTGATCAGTACCACGCCGTTTGCTCCGCGCGATCCGTAAATAGCCGTAGCTGAGGCATCTTTTAAGATCTCGATGGAAGCGATATCATTCGGATTAATGGAATTCAGCGGATTCCGGGGTGTTTTCATCCCCGTAAAATTGGTGCCGGATCCGCTCACTGCCGACGAGTTGTCGAGCGGCAACCCATCCACCACATATAAGGGACTGTTACCACCATTAATGGATCCCACACCGCGGATATTAACAGAGATCCCGCCTCCGGGCTCGCCGCTGTTCTGCACCACCTGCACACCGGCCGCCTTTCCCGCTATCAGCTGGTCGGCCGAGGTGATGGCGCCCTTATTGAAATCCTTTGGCGATAAGGCGATGACGGCACCTGTCAGGTCTTTTTTCTTTACGGTTCCGTATCCGACCACCACCACTTCATCCAGCTTATCGTCAACCGGATCCAGGAGCACCATGCCCCCACTGCTTTGCAGCTGCGCTGCTTCTACTTCTTTGTCAAGATATCCGACATGAGAAAACAGCAGCATCTCATGGGATGCAGCGGTGATCGAGTAGAACCCTTTATCATCAGAAGCGGTTACGCGGTCAGTTCCTTTTACGCGGACGGTAGTGGCGGAAAGACCGGTATTTTCCGCATCCTTTACCTGGCCTTTGATCTCCGCCGGTCCGTTTTGTGCAGTTGTTTTTATACTCCCGCAGGGGATAATAAATAACAGGAACAAAAAATACTTTAATAAAAAATAATTCACTTTCATATGGACATGCTCATTTTAAGTACAGGGTTGCCAGCGCGCAATCATCCTGCCTGTGCAGGGCAAATAGCTGATCGCTTATGACAATGCAAACGCTGCGGTAATCAATACATCAAATTTATAGCAGGTTCTCCGTCGTTACTTATAGGCTATTATCCCAAGTTTATACAATCTTAGCCTTTTCGTTCTGATGCTATTTACCGGGTATTGTTTTTGAAAAAAAAGAACATGGAGCCACTGCAGAGTGCAGATCTGCGGGGGTATTCTTTAACCCTTGTCCGCGTGCGGCGCTGCCGGGGACCACACGGGCAAACGGGCAATAGCTGCAAAAATAATAATGAGCGCAGCAGGTTGATGTATGCAACGCTACCCGCAACGCGGTAATCATTTTGCCGCCGGGTATGGTTTCTAAAAAACAGGATTGGCCGGCACCGGGATATGTTACATTACCAGACCGGTCAGCAAGTGACTGACCGCCCCGATCAGACCGGCATCTTCCCAAAGCGCTGCGATCCTGATCGAAACATCCGTGCGCTGCTGCTGAAGAAGTTGCTGCAGGGAAGGAAGGAACAACAGATGGGCGCGTGCGATGTTACCTCCGAGAATGACGGTTTTTGTCTTATGTTTTCTGAGCTGCGCTGCCAGGAAACTGCCCAGGTTCGCTCCGAATTCGGAGAAAACGGTCTCCACGCGGCCGTCGGCTTCCGCCTCTTTTGCGATCTCCCGGACATTGCGCGCTTCCTTACCGGTCAGTTCAAAATAACGCTGCCGGAACCACTGCGCAGATAAGTATTCTTCCGCGATCGTTTCTTTAAAAGGGCTTTGCCACAGGCCGGCATCTTTTACTTTTCCCTGTATCGCAACCGCACTGCCCAGACCGGTGCCGATGGTAAGTCCTAATGCTGTTTCAAGCCCCTTTCCCGCCCCGTTTATCATTTCACCCTTCAGCTGGCATTCCGCATCATTGGTAAACACGATCCCTTTTGGGAGAATACCTAAACGGCCGGCCAGCTCTTTTTTAATATTGACCTGATACAGCGCTTCGAACTTATGTTGTCCCCTTATATAGGAGATGCCTTTTTCATAATCAAATGGCCCGGGCATGGCCACACCGATCTTACCAACAGGCTGATCCGCAGCTGCAAAACAGTTGACGATCGTACCGGCCCACGCTTCCAGTAATGTTGTTGCTGTTGCAGCCGCATCAACCATTCTCCGGGTTCTGGTAGTTGCAATGATCGTTTTTGTGAAAGGATCGATCAGGGCTGCTGTGATATGCGAACCACCAATATCTACTCCTGCTACCAATTTACGTTTCATAATTCTGTAAATCCTGCTAAAACCAAGAAATGCCGCATCTAGTTCGTGTGGATACGGATCTCAGCTCCGTTCACAAAACAATCGTGGCCTACAAAATAATCATGTGCGGTACCCTTATCCACCGTGACCTTGCGAAGCCTGCGGCCGGTGCCCGACTTTTTAATGATCAGTGACTTTCCGTTCTCCTGCCGCCACTTTACTTCATCAAACAAAGGTACCGTAACGATGTATTCCGGATCGGATGCCGAGAAAGCATAAAGCCCGAGTGCATTCCAGACATACCAGGCAGACATTTCCCCCGCATCATCCATCCCACTCAAACCAAGTCCTTCTTTCCCGATACCATAAAGCTCGTTCAGAATGCGGTCGATGATCTTTTGGGATTTTTCCGGTTTCCCTATAAAATAATACGCATAGGGCGCTTCATGGTCCGGCTGGTTGCCATGGCAATACTGCCCGATCATCGTCTCCACATTACGCGCAATATATGTTGGATTCCAGGGTAGCGTAAAGAATGAATCGAGTTTTTCTTCAAACGGTTTTTCACCACCGTACAGGCCGATCAGTCCCTGCATATCATGCGGTACGTAGAAGGATAATTGCCAGGCATTCGCCTCGCGGTACATGTATTCATAATAAGGATACTCCGGGTTAAAATTCTTTACCCATTGCCCGTTTTCCAGTTTTCCTCTCATAAACCGGGTGGTGGGATCAAATACATTCCGGTAATTTCCCGAGCGCCGCAGCAATTCTTTATAATGCGCGCTATCCCCCAATGCCTTTGCCAGCAATGCAAGCGAGTAATCATCATAGGCGTATTCCAGTGTTTTTGAAACACCTGCTTTCGCCTTTGTTTCTACATGCGGGGCAGCGATATCCTCTTCGGATACATAGCCCCGCTCCATATACTCTTTTATATAAGGACGGGTACCTCCTTCCACCGTAGCGTTCCGCAACAGCAGCCGGTAGACATCCTTCACATCGAAGTTCCTGATCCCTCTCAGATAAGCGCCCGTAATGGTAGAAGCTGCATGGTCTCCATGAAAGAATGTAGGGATAAAACCGGTCTTATCCCCGATATCTTTTAACGACCGGATCACATCCAGTGCCACATCCGGAGAAACAATACTCAGCAACACATCTTTGTTACGATAGGTATCCCATAAAGAAGGAATGGTGTAATAATTGAAGGCAGCTTTTACCACCTGTTTTTTTACATCGGTATACTCCCCGTTCACGTCACTGCGCAATGCCGGCCATAACAGCGACCGGTAAAGACTGGAATAGAACAGCTGCCGTTGTTTTTCGGTTCCGCCCTTCACCTGTATGGCGGATAATTTTTTTTCCCATACAGCTGCACCTGTTTTACGGATGGCATCGAATGACTGCTGGCCGATCTCCTGTTCCAGGTTCTCCCGGGCATTCTCCGTACTTACAAATGACAAGCCGATCCGGAGTTCCACCGGGGTTTTATCTCCATCGGCCACATCAACGATGGCCCTGCCTTCAGCTGCTCCTTCCATTATTTTCTGCAGTCCGGCTATTTTTTTATTTAACACTGCGTAAAAATAAATCTTATCGCCGCCGGCTACCTGATACCCTTTTACCGTCGATGGGTCCACCTGGTCGATCATCCAGCCGGTTACCCGGTTATTGGCCCTGGCGAGGTCGAAAAGGATCTTCCGGTTTACATTATTGCCATATTCATACCGGTGATAGCCGCATCTTAATGTAGAGGTAAGCTGCACATTGATTTTGTAATCTTCAAGATATACCTGGTAGTAAGCCGGAGAAGCAGACTCCCGGCCGTGTGAAAAACGGGATACGTGGGTCCTATCATCCCCGGTACCGGAAAATGGAAGCACCGGGATATTACACAGGTTCCAGTGGCCTTTATTCGTATGTGTAAAGCCATAGATAAGCGTATCTTCATATTCATATCCGGCGCCCGAACCATATTCCGTTATGGGACTTAGCTGTACCATGGCATTGGGCAGGGAAGAGCCGGGGAATACGAGGCCCGACCAGGGCCGCCAGCCATCCGGTAACCGGTATCCGAGAATAGCGGAATCTGTTACCGGTGTTGTTCCGATGAAGGGATTTACATACTTACCAAAAGATGTCGTTTCCTGGGCCTCCGATACCTTCCCGGATGATAGCAATAGCAGAACTAAAAGAAAGCGCTTTCTGAACATGGTTCACCACATTTTAATTTAACAGATCTCACTGTTTATCCCGTACACATCTGAAACCGGTATGCTCCAGACCCGTGTCGGGGCTGCTTTTCATCCGGCGTGCCACACGGTAACCACTGCAATAACTGTCATTGCACAGGAAGCTGCCGCCTCTGAGACTACGTTTAAGCGTATACGGTTCTTGCGGATCATAGGATTTTTCAGGGCCCTGGGGATTTACCGTCAGCTTACCTGCAAGTTGTTTGTAATAATCATGATGATACAGATCGTTGCACCATTCCCATACGTTGCCGGCCATATCATACAACCCGTATCCGTTAGGGG is from Niabella beijingensis and encodes:
- a CDS encoding sialidase family protein, whose amino-acid sequence is MRLFAGILFLNLLIAAGARAQAFKNVPGTVVAHLPASGGQYIGSPSLAVLPNGDYIASHDLFGPNSSEFVQAVTRIFRSSDKGRTWKQVSEVTGAFWSSLFVHRGALYLLGPDRHHGTVLIRRSEDGGSTWTQPTGAGNGLLLQGMFHCAPMPVVEYNGRLWRPMETAHGPVLQWGKRYGAMVLSAPVDADLLKATSWQASSVMYYDSTYLGGNFGGWLEGNFVVDKQHRMWDMLRVDNKKSFDEKAAMVAIAPDGKTLSFDPAEGFIPFDGGSKKFVIRYDSVSRAYWTFSNSIPEKYRAAYPDRNPASFRNVLMLRRSEDLVHWKDVKVILEHDDVLKHGFQYVDWRVEGNDILLLSRTAYFDGTADAHNNHDANFLTFHRISGFRKLK
- a CDS encoding RagB/SusD family nutrient uptake outer membrane protein, encoding MIQKRRIYIAVLGFALLSFSSCKKFLEEKIYSQLAPDNFLNTEDGIKALLNDAYARAANMNTNNSIYVIAPQEWTTDILYQSGDNVERDARNFINFSWDPTIDFIGNNWDAPYQAIRDANLLLNNIGTVPISDPAKASYTAEFRFLRAISYYKLYFFFGPVPLRTETTKELQLKRATDDEMKAFIESELSAVAAALPDPGGKLAYGRAHRAAALGFLCKFYLNTKQWQKCADIADQIISGFDYALFNDYQQLFSVANERNKEYIWVRPALASSDRATANSWMNTAFPDNFSEAPSLGVKFLSTYVNWPNEFRIYDAFYNSFEPGDKRRSLLVTYYINTSGQTISLLGSDNIRSFKYLPDPNAMGASHGNDIPEIRYADILLARAEALNELNGPAQAALGLINQVRTRAGLKNLLLTDYPTKESLRDHILAERGWEFFSEGQRRMDLIRMDKFISGARQRGKTNAQPFHVYFPIPQVVMDSDPLLIQNEGY
- a CDS encoding SusC/RagA family TonB-linked outer membrane protein, with protein sequence MKVNYFLLKYFLFLLFIIPCGSIKTTAQNGPAEIKGQVKDAENTGLSATTVRVKGTDRVTASDDKGFYSITAASHEMLLFSHVGYLDKEVEAAQLQSSGGMVLLDPVDDKLDEVVVVGYGTVKKKDLTGAVIALSPKDFNKGAITSADQLIAGKAAGVQVVQNSGEPGGGISVNIRGVGSINGGNSPLYVVDGLPLDNSSAVSGSGTNFTGMKTPRNPLNSINPNDIASIEILKDASATAIYGSRGANGVVLITTKSGKSGALKVTYDVYAGIQNVAHKIELLNPVQYKDVINAIIDEGGGSSSQKVQEIAGNGTDWLEQAYHRNAGIQNHNLSLSGGNEKTSFMASLNYYDQDGILIRSNNKRYTARVNLEHRASEKFKMGINVSTGYVKDRYVPNGMDLNERAGIIYAAMNYDPTLSIYDEQGKYTLSKDMNIDNPLAIANGKTAVSDLYRTFGTMYGEYTILKGLSARLNIGGDVVNQRRDTYVGRLTIDGAAAGGIASILNGKNSNYLVEGTLNYKKDLKNSSINAVVGMTGQRFVENASTAEGRGFPSDAVGTDNLGLGNPAAAVNSSSKSENSLLSYLGRVNYVLHNKYLLTGTMRIDGSSRFGANNKFGYFPSVALGWKINEESFLSDVSEITNLKLRASWGRTGNQEIGNYQSMSTFGTGLKTVFDGVQVTSLTPSRIANPDLKWETAEQLNIGVDFGLFGNRLSGSLEWYSKTTRDMLLSLPVPRSTGFATMLSNAGSMRNTGVEIMLSGDILTGPFTWNANASFNTLKNRVLDLAGISNIISGSAGSTSQIAITEVGQPVNAFYGYIIDGVWQQNDDFSKTKDNVKPGDLRFRDINGDQVVNADDRVIIGKSFPDLMGSFTSNFGYKNFQLYVFLEGVKGVSMLNNNMVDTYFPANLKRNRLAEPLLNRWTESNPSNVYPSFVTPNAQGQKTVNSYTVEDASYLRLNTIRLSYAVPLKKGVIKGATVYLSAQNIWTLTDYTGYDPALNPYGGANFRIDWNAYPSSKTFLAGVTIDL
- a CDS encoding ROK family protein, whose translation is MKRKLVAGVDIGGSHITAALIDPFTKTIIATTRTRRMVDAAATATTLLEAWAGTIVNCFAAADQPVGKIGVAMPGPFDYEKGISYIRGQHKFEALYQVNIKKELAGRLGILPKGIVFTNDAECQLKGEMINGAGKGLETALGLTIGTGLGSAVAIQGKVKDAGLWQSPFKETIAEEYLSAQWFRQRYFELTGKEARNVREIAKEAEADGRVETVFSEFGANLGSFLAAQLRKHKTKTVILGGNIARAHLLFLPSLQQLLQQQRTDVSIRIAALWEDAGLIGAVSHLLTGLVM
- a CDS encoding GH92 family glycosyl hydrolase, with protein sequence MFRKRFLLVLLLLSSGKVSEAQETTSFGKYVNPFIGTTPVTDSAILGYRLPDGWRPWSGLVFPGSSLPNAMVQLSPITEYGSGAGYEYEDTLIYGFTHTNKGHWNLCNIPVLPFSGTGDDRTHVSRFSHGRESASPAYYQVYLEDYKINVQLTSTLRCGYHRYEYGNNVNRKILFDLARANNRVTGWMIDQVDPSTVKGYQVAGGDKIYFYAVLNKKIAGLQKIMEGAAEGRAIVDVADGDKTPVELRIGLSFVSTENARENLEQEIGQQSFDAIRKTGAAVWEKKLSAIQVKGGTEKQRQLFYSSLYRSLLWPALRSDVNGEYTDVKKQVVKAAFNYYTIPSLWDTYRNKDVLLSIVSPDVALDVIRSLKDIGDKTGFIPTFFHGDHAASTITGAYLRGIRNFDVKDVYRLLLRNATVEGGTRPYIKEYMERGYVSEEDIAAPHVETKAKAGVSKTLEYAYDDYSLALLAKALGDSAHYKELLRRSGNYRNVFDPTTRFMRGKLENGQWVKNFNPEYPYYEYMYREANAWQLSFYVPHDMQGLIGLYGGEKPFEEKLDSFFTLPWNPTYIARNVETMIGQYCHGNQPDHEAPYAYYFIGKPEKSQKIIDRILNELYGIGKEGLGLSGMDDAGEMSAWYVWNALGLYAFSASDPEYIVTVPLFDEVKWRQENGKSLIIKKSGTGRRLRKVTVDKGTAHDYFVGHDCFVNGAEIRIHTN